The nucleotide sequence AATTTCGGAAGACAGAGTTTCTCTGGCAGACTGCTGTTCTTCTTCCGGGAGTACGTCAAGGGAGGGAAAGATAAGGTCTGCCAGGGAATCCCAGCGGAACGGGAGCAGAAGAGGCGTATTCTGCCGGGCCAGAGAGAACAGCGTATCTCCGGAAATATTCCAGTATGCCAGATGCTCGTTGAAAATGGGAATGGACGCATGTTTTCCAGGCCCTTCCTGTATCAGACAATAAAATACAACGGCGAGGTCCATCCAGGGAAAATGGGGAATTTCTTTCAGAAGTTCCCTGTTTTTTTCGTAATTTATCAGTTTACAGGCAATGCGGGAACGAATATTCTCAAAACAGGTGAAAAAGGAAGTGTCCACGGTTCTGACATTGCAGTGTTCATGGTAATAGTGCAGTATACGGGCCTTAAGGACGGAAAAGGAAGTTCCGTTCTGATAGCTTTCATAATAATGGTTCAGATAAATAGCAGGGGAAACATTACTGCCCGGCTCCAGAATGGTGAGTCCGTCCAGCAGAATATGATTGTTATGGGAAAAAGGGCGGATGGAAACAGAAGTGCCCGCGGGAAACAGCTCTTCCAGACTGGCGACGAGCTGCTGCTTAAACTGTTCGTATGTCATAATACCTCCTGTGCTGTGCTGGCAGCCTGGAAGATTATGGT is from Lachnospiraceae bacterium JLR.KK002 and encodes:
- a CDS encoding DUF5688 family protein — its product is MTYEQFKQQLVASLEELFPAGTSVSIRPFSHNNHILLDGLTILEPGSNVSPAIYLNHYYESYQNGTSFSVLKARILHYYHEHCNVRTVDTSFFTCFENIRSRIACKLINYEKNRELLKEIPHFPWMDLAVVFYCLIQEGPGKHASIPIFNEHLAYWNISGDTLFSLARQNTPLLLPFRWDSLADLIFPSLDVLPEEEQQSARETLSSEIVPMYVLTNRLRLNGACCILYQDTLKQVSGQLNDSLYILPSSVHEVIAIPASRAGNPGELPRIVREINLAEVSPEEILSDCVYFYDRNSCQLSIC